In Kutzneria kofuensis, the DNA window AGTAGCGTTGCAATGAAAGGAACAGTGCGATCACCGGCAACACCGACAGCAGCGTGCCGGTGATCACCAGCGAGTACAGCGACGCCTCCGCCGCCCCGTGGCGCAGCAGGCTGTACAGGCCGACCGTCAGCGGGAACTTGTCGTCGGAGTTCACCATCACGAACGGCAGCAGGAAGTTGTTCCAGATGGCGATGAACTGCAACAGGAACACAGTGATTAGGCCGGGCCCCATCAGCCGCAGCCCGACCGAGTGGAACAGCTTCCACTCCGTCGCCCCGTCGATCCGGCCGGCCTCCAGCAGCGACTGCGGCACCGAGGAGGCGGCGTAGATCCGGCACAGGTAGATGCCGTACGGGTTGAACAGCTGCGGCAGCAGCACCCCGAGATAGCTGTCGGTCAGGCCGACGTTGGACAGCAGCAGGTACTGCGGGATGGCCAGCACGATCTGCGGCAGCAGCACGCAGGCGAGGATGACGTTGAACACGACCTTGCGGCCGCGGAAGGAGTACATCGCGATCGCGTAGCCGCAGGCGGCCGACACCAGTGACGCCACGACGCCACCGATCAGGGCGTAGCCGAAGCTGTTCAGCATCCAGCGCCAGAAGATCCCGTCCTGGTACGTGGACAGGTCCACGATGTTGTGCAGGATCCCGGCGCCGAACGACGGCAGGTAGGTGGCCGTCGAGAACAGGTCGGTCTTGGACTTCGTGGCCGCGATGAGGATCCACAGCGTCGGCACGACACAGTAGATCGCGCCGAGCACGAGCGCGGCGGTCGGCAGCAGCCTGACGCGTGCCCTCACCGGTTCACCCTCGACACGGTCCGGGAGGCCACGAACGACACCGCCAGCGCGGCGATGACGAACAGCACCGAGGTGGCGGCCGCCTTGTTCACGTCCGAGTCGACGAAGGCGTCCTGGTAGATCTTCATCAGCGGCACCCACGTGGAGGAGACGGCGTTGGACAGCGGCCGCAGCGTGTTGGGCTCATTGAACAGCTGCAGCGAGGCCAGCGCCGTGAACAGCGTGCACATCGCGATCGCCGGCAGCACCAGCGGAACCTTGATGCGCAGCGCCATCCGCAGCTCCGAGCAGCCGTCGATGCGCGCCGCCTCGTACAGCTCGGACGGCAGCGCCCGCAGCGCCGTGAAGATGACGATCATGTTGAAGCCGACCGAGCCCCACACCGCCACGTTGGCCACCGAGAAGAACACCGTCACGGAGCCGAAGAAGTCGATGTGGTCGCCGCCGATCGGGCTGGTCGCCGGCAGGTACATGAAGCCCCACATCAGCGAGGCGATCACGCCCGGCACCGCGTACGGCAGGAAGATCGCCAACCGGGTGCTGCGGGCCAGCCGGACCCGCGGCACGTCCAGCAGCAGGGCGAACAGCAGCGCGAAGCCGACGGTGGCCGGGATGAACAGCAGCGCCACCAGCAGCATCCGCACGATGCTCGACCACAGCTCCGGATCGGCCAGCGCCGTGCCGTAGTTGTCGAAGCCGACGAAGACCAGCCTGCTGCCGCCGCCCAGCAGCCCGCCCACGACCTTGCGCGCCTGGAAGCTGAGCACGAGGGCGTAGACGCCGGGCGCCACCACGAACAGCGTGAGCAGCGCGACCGCCGGGGCGACGAGCAGGTAGGGCAGCTTGGCCCGGTTGCGCGCGGCCATCAGCTGACCGTGAACCCGAGCTTCTTCATGTCCGCCACGGTCGCGTTCTGGATGTCGTCCAGCGCGGCGGCGAACGAGGTGTTGTTCTGCAGCGCCGCGCCGAACTTGTCGGTGTAGCCGCTGAAGGTCACCGTCACGTTCGGGCCCCACATGGAGAAGCTGTGCGAGCTCGGCGCCACCTGCTTGACCAGGTCGTAGTAGTTGGCCTGGTTGGGGAAGAACGCCGGCGGCGAGGACAGGATCGGCAGCGACCGGCCGGAGGTGGCCGCCGGGTAGACGTTGATGTTCTGGATCTGCGCGGTGACGGCCTTGTCGTCGGTGTTGAGCCAGGACGCGAACTGCGCGGCCTGCGCGGCGTGCTTGGAGTCGGCGGTGACCGTGGTGGCCGAGCCGCCCCAGATGCCGGTGGTCTTGTCGCCCGCGGTCCACGCCGGCAGCGGCGCCACCGCCCACTTGCCCTTGGTGTTCGGCGCGATGCCGCCCAGCTGCGCGGGGGCCCAGGCGCCGGAGATCCAGGTGGCGATCTGGCCCTCGTTCATCTGTTTGTTCCACTGCGGCGAGAACGACGGGTTCTTGGCCACCGTGCCGGCGGTGACCAGGCC includes these proteins:
- a CDS encoding carbohydrate ABC transporter permease — its product is MRARVRLLPTAALVLGAIYCVVPTLWILIAATKSKTDLFSTATYLPSFGAGILHNIVDLSTYQDGIFWRWMLNSFGYALIGGVVASLVSAACGYAIAMYSFRGRKVVFNVILACVLLPQIVLAIPQYLLLSNVGLTDSYLGVLLPQLFNPYGIYLCRIYAASSVPQSLLEAGRIDGATEWKLFHSVGLRLMGPGLITVFLLQFIAIWNNFLLPFVMVNSDDKFPLTVGLYSLLRHGAAEASLYSLVITGTLLSVLPVIALFLSLQRYWRLDLVTGALK
- a CDS encoding carbohydrate ABC transporter permease; this encodes MAARNRAKLPYLLVAPAVALLTLFVVAPGVYALVLSFQARKVVGGLLGGGSRLVFVGFDNYGTALADPELWSSIVRMLLVALLFIPATVGFALLFALLLDVPRVRLARSTRLAIFLPYAVPGVIASLMWGFMYLPATSPIGGDHIDFFGSVTVFFSVANVAVWGSVGFNMIVIFTALRALPSELYEAARIDGCSELRMALRIKVPLVLPAIAMCTLFTALASLQLFNEPNTLRPLSNAVSSTWVPLMKIYQDAFVDSDVNKAAATSVLFVIAALAVSFVASRTVSRVNR